The proteins below come from a single Micromonas commoda chromosome 8, complete sequence genomic window:
- a CDS encoding predicted protein — protein sequence MVKPRSSLRDLVVERMIDGLQTNNMMKAVAAGIEVVEHYDGCFSDDNAEKNVGLRLTLANLLVSVRRAPGDLALSARLNRKSLTMLPPSMDNQRFRINSDLSATLSSLAQEGGALEPGAEVTVSGLKARPELNGGTGTIVVWYPDRGRYAVKVGDAEEVALKPINVGQTAEMFDEAYLARVREATDIAKALDPDAGGQEETYPNELRELKCEALEKAYTALDAFTRVRTHGAGDDVSVKATSAERYVKVHDDERFSGLKIEICEALDGAAFKPAEQVQARYNWGAALCRAGRIEEGKERYEQALEMLTNPGASGAERLRKDISGSILLCDRQISGEQPRTGAFIELATGDGPRYARVVNGGERKE from the coding sequence ATGGTTAAGCCTCGCTCCTCACTCCGTGATCTAGTCGTTGAACGCATGATCGACGGCTTACAGACCAATAACATGATGAAGGCCGTAGCGGCAGGGATCGAGGTCGTCGAACACTACGACGGGTGCTTCTCCGATGACAACGCGGAGAAGAACGTGGGCCTGCGCCTGACGCTGGCCAATCTGCTGGTCAGCGTGCGCAGGGCGCCGGGTGATCTCGCCCTCTCAGCGCGGCTCAACCGAAAGTCTTTGACGATGCTGCCCCCCAGCATGGATAACCAGAGGTTCAGGATTAACTCCGACCTCTCCGCTACGTTGTCCAGTCTCGCCCAGGAGGGAGGGGCGCTCGAaccgggcgccgaggtcacGGTGTCCGGGCTCAAGGCCAGACCCGAGCTCAACGGCGGCACCGGTACGATCGTCGTGTGGTACCCGGACCGGGGGCGATACGCGGTCAAGGTGGGCGAtgccgaggaggtggcgctcAAGCCGATCAACGTGGGCCAGACCGCCGAGATGTTCGACGAGGCTTACCTGGCGCGCGtgagggaggcgacggacATCGCCAAGGCtctcgaccccgacgcggggGGACAGGAGGAGACCTACCCCAACGAGCTCAGGGAACTCAAATGTGAGGCCTTGGAGAAAGCTTACACCGCACTCGACGCCTTCACGCGGGTGCGCAcgcacggcgccggtgacgacgtcaGCGTgaaggcgacgtcggcggagagATACGTAAAGGtacacgacgacgagcggttCTCGGGTCTGAAGATCGAGATATGCGAGGCgttggacggcgccgcgtttAAGCCGGCTGAACAGGTGCAGGCGCGGTACAACTGGGGCGCTGCGCTGTGCAGGGCTGGGAGGATCGAGGAAGGTAAGGAGAGGTACGAACAGGCTCTAGAAATGTTGACAAATCCCGGAGCCTCGGGCGCAGAGCGACTGAGAAAGGACATTTCAGGGTCGATCCTGCTCTGCGATAGGCAGATCTCGGGGGAGCAGCCGAGGACGGGGGCGTTCATCGAGTTGGCCACCGGTGATGGACCACGGTATGCACGGGTGgtgaacggcggcgagaggAAGGAGTGA